One window of the Cryptomeria japonica chromosome 7, Sugi_1.0, whole genome shotgun sequence genome contains the following:
- the LOC131065669 gene encoding DEAD-box ATP-dependent RNA helicase 21-like: MKLVSKAGYKKPSPIQMAAIPLGLQQRDVIGIAEIGSGKIAAFVLPMLTYISRLPPMTEEIEAEGPYAVVMAPTRELAQQIEEKTIKFSHYLDIRVVSIVGGQSIEEQGFKLCHGCEIVIETPGRLLDCLERRYAILNQCDYVVLDEADHMIDMGFEPQVVGVLDAIPSSNLKPENEDEVLDEKRIYRTTYMFSATMPSAVERLAQKYLRNPVVVTIGTAGKATELIAQHVIMLKKMRRWGDFRGC, from the coding sequence ATGAAACTTGTGTCTAAAGCTGGCTACAAAAAGCCATCTCCCATTCAAATGGCTGCCATTCCTCTTGGCCTTCAGCAGAGGGATGTTATTGGTATTGCAGAAATAGGATCgggaaagattgctgcatttgtATTGCCCATGTTGACATATATATCAAGGCTCCCTCCTATGACGGAGGAAATTGAAGCTGAGGGACCTTATGCAGTTGTTATGGCCCCAACAAGAGAACTTGCACAACAAATAGAAGAGAAGACTATTAAATTTTCCCATTATCTGGATATTCGAGTGGTTTCAATTGTTGGAGGTCAATCCATtgaagaacaaggtttcaagctatGTCATGGATGTGAGATTGTAATAGAAACTCCTGGACGCTTGCTGGACTGTCTGGAAAGAAGATATGCTATTCTTAATCAGTGCGACTATGTTGTTTTGGATGAAGCAGATCACATGATTGATATGGGCTTTGAACCTCAGGTTGTTGGAGTTTTGGATGcaattccttcaagtaatttgaAGCCTGAGAATGAGGATGAGGTGCTAGATGAGAAGAGGATATATAGGACAACATACATGTTCAGTGCAACAATGCCATCTGCTGTTGAACGCTTAGCTCAAAAATATCTTCGAAATCCTGTTGTGGTCACCATAGGTACTGCTGGCAAAGCAACTGAGCTGATAGCTCAACATGTgataatgttgaagaaaatgagaagatggGGAGACTTCAGAGGTTGTTAA